The Salmo salar chromosome ssa02, Ssal_v3.1, whole genome shotgun sequence genome segment ATGTGTCTCAGAATGGATCTATAGGGTTCTGATGTGTCTCAGAATggatctatagggctctgatGTGTCTCAGAATGGATCtatggtgtaggccgtcattgtaaataggaatttgttcttaactgacttgcttagttaaataaaggttaaataaaataaaaatatatagttCTGATCAAACTTCCGTATACGGTATGTCTCTGAATAGATCTATATGTGTTCTGATGTGTCTCAGAATGGATCTTTAGGGTTATTTTGTGTCTCAGAATGAATCTATATGCTCTGATGTATGCCTCAGAATGGATCAATATGGATCTGATGTTGTCACATTCGCTGGAATAAatgtcggaccaaggcgcagcgaatgttgagttccacattatttattagaaagtgaaacttagcaaaacaaacaataaacgaACAACGAACCGTGACTGCAGAGATACtacgtgcactaactcaaaaaaatatcccataacccacaggtggaaaaaatgctacttaagtatgatccccaattagagacaatgatagccagctgcctctaattgggaatcataccaaaCACCCAAAcgtagaaaaactaaactagaaccccacatagaaaataataactagaaaaaaccccagtcacaccctgacctactctaccatagaaaataagagctctctatggtcaggacatgacaggtgTATGTCTCAGAATGGATCTATATGGCTCTGATGTATGTCTCAGAATGGATCTATATGGCTCTGATGTATGTCTCAGAATGGATCTATATGGCTCTGATGTATGTCTCAGAATGGATCTATATGGCCCTGATGTATGTCTCAGAATGGATCTATATGTGTCTGATGTATGTCTCAGAATGGATCTATATGGCTCTGATGTATGTCTCAGAATGGCTCTATATGGCCCTGATGTATGTCTCAGAATGGATCTATATGGCTCTGATGCACCTTTACTGCATGTCTCTCAGACAAAACAGCCCTATGGAGATTTTCTGGTGAAACTAGATTGTCTGTATGATTGTCGGTATGCCCATGAACTTTGTCCATGCATAGATGTACTTGAGTACACACTATATTTATAAAGTAACAATATTTAAAGTGATACTGATTTGGATCTCACTATCTAAAACCCAGTAAGAGTTGTTGACTTTGCTACTTTGAGATTCTGAATATCAATGAGCTGATTGTCTGGGTAACTGAGCTCTGGgtgacctccctccctctcgcactGATCACGACATCACATTGAACATAATGACAGAGGGTTGCCGTGGAAATCCTGCAGCATGACCATCGATTgatctccttcttctctctctctctatctctctctctctctctctctctttctctctgtttctctctctctctctctctctctctctctctctctctctcaattcaatgcaattcaaggggcttcattggcatgggaaacatatgttaacattgccaaagcaagtgaagtagataatatgcaaaagtgaaataaacaataaagataaacactttgaaatttgacatttgcaaCAAcatcgaaatttgacgtttgagaaacatggatgaacgtctaattctgactgtgagagctagttgcagCATTCCTGGCATGTTCCATAGGTATAAGCTCTCCAttcaaatgtgattgattgaatgATGAACACAAGAGTATGTTCAATACCCTGTCTCTAGCATAAGATCATGTAGTCCAATTTCAAACAATTTGAGAAAGAAAAGTACGATGTTTCTATGTCGAGAATGTCTCAAATTATGTCTCATAATATTTATTTTATGAAGTCAAAAGgtaatttcatagttgtgatgtcttcactattattctacaatgtataaaatagtcaaaataaagacaaacccttgactggtactgtacatgagcCAAAacaattatttacgttttagcagacgctcttatccagcaaATAGGGTTaagcacatcgacagatttttcacatagtcggcttggggattcgaaccagggaaaCATAtcagtgtgctctctctctctctctctgtcagaattCTCTCCATATTATCAGCAATAGCAGCGTTCAGATAGCAATACAGTCAGTGATATATTTGAATAAAGCAGAGACAATTGGCATATTGCACCATTCTCTATGCATGTAGACACTGGGATTTTAGTTTTCAAAATATGTGCATGCAATAATGTTGATTAtgtgtaatgtatttttttttgttgaaatggCTGTGTGTGTACTTAATTGAATAGACCCAAATATGAATCAACAAGAAATAtgtgacatcatcatcatcatcatcattgtgaCATCATCAACAAATTGAAACATTGTATAATGTTTTACATGTTCCAGACAATGAATGATAAGCAAAATGTTGTGGAATAGGTTATTTTGATCCTGGATTAACCCTTTGTAGGTTAAATGATAGTCATGTGTTAACTGGGTTACATCTGACCTATTATTCTCGGTGAGTATGGCTGTAGGCCTATGCAATAAATGTCACCAAAAATAATTGAATGTCCTGCATGTGAATGGATTCTTGAAACTGTATTTTACCATTTTATTCCTAGAGGCTATGGTTTATTATGCTCTGTCAGAGGGGCATGAACCATAACTGAGTTTGCAGGTTTGCCTAGATGTATTTGTCGCTCGTTTCCAGCAACAAATGCGTATAATTTACAGGTACTAAAAGTGGACTCAGTCCTTTCCCACTGTCCTTGATCCTATTGCCCAGACTTGCCACTCCTGAATGAGGCTTGCTCTTGTTATTGATGTCGCTTGGCTTGTGCACTGCTGGTGCTGACGTAACCTGACGCACAAAGACAGAGGATCCGCCTCCAAACTCGACTCACTCGGCAACCAAGTCAGTGCTCAGTGCTGTGCGCACGGAGCCCCGTCCCCGCTATTGTCGTTTCTGCTCTGCTGTTTCTCTGTCATCCCCTTCCCTCCATCACTTCCTCCTACATTATAATAGTTTCACTGTGACTGCCTGCGGTCGGCTAACAAGGAAGCGTGGGGAGCGTGGCTCTTCACTTTCGTAGAGAGGGCGTATGGCGGACAGTCATTATTCAGAAAACAACAGCCAAAGCATATTAATCCAAAACAAGCAACCGGGACGAGGAGAAATTCGAACTGCAAAATGGCAACAACCACTTATTCTGGATTATGGTCGTGACATGTTATGAACTCTTCGCAAAGTTTTAATGTCATGCATATTTACTTTGTTTTTAGCGCACCATAAAGACAGCTTTCCAAACCGCTATTTTGTATCGCTGTCAGTTACTTTTATTAATTGAAATTTGAATCACTGTCCTGGACTGCGTGGTCGTGTACTTGTCCTTTGCGTTTTAAATGTGGCACACTCACTGACCGCCGCCGTGCTGCACGAGTCCTTTAATAATTCAGGGTAAATCTGTGGACGTGAGTTGGCACCAGCGACCGACATGGGGGCTAAGCAGAGCAGCCCAGCCGCTAACGGACGGACCAGGGCTTACTCGGGTTCGGATCTACCTTCTAGCACCTCTACTACCAGCAATGGGAACGGTAGGACTGCAGCCATGGCAATGAGCTATCACTCCTACGGCCAGTCGGCTCACGGGGCCTCGGGAACCACAGTGACCTCCAGTCAACACATTGGCCCCAGGACGAGGTCCGTGGGAGGCAGTTCTGGAGGGTCAGGGCCAAGACCCCAGTCAGGCATCAACATCCCCAACAGCAGTGGAGCCTACAGCTCGCAGGAGTCTGGCAGCAGCACCCCGGAGGAGGCCGAGAGGGACAGGTCCAGCGGGGGGCAAGGGGGTCCCCGGTTGTTGATTGGATCATTACCAGCACACCTATCGCCTCACCTTTTTGGAGGTAAGAGACTGGCTGACAATAAGGTAGCAACATGCAGCAAGCAACTTGTGTCTGTGTAATGTTGATTCTCAGTTTTATTCACGGAAATGTCACCTTCTCTGTCTAAATGGGTTTTATACCTATCACTCACCAGTGTGGACCAAATGGGTCCTAACCTCAGTTTTACAGCTACATGCAACTTGGATGACATGTTTGTAGTAATAACTGTATAATAATAGTGTTGTAACAACATTTtagattgttttatttatttatttatgtatttatttcacctttatttaacaaggtaagctagttgagaacaagttctcatttacaactgcgacctggccaaggtaaagcaaagcagtgcgacagaaacaacaacacagagttacacataataAACtagtgtacagtcaataacacaatagaaaaaaaagaaagtctatatacagtgtgtgcaaatggcatgaggaggtatggtaataaatagtagcaaagtaattacaatttagcagattaacactggagtgatagatgagcagatgatggtgtggaagtagtgatactggtgtgcaaaagagcagcaaagtaaataaaaacaatatggggatgaggtaggtagattgggtgggctatttgcagatggactatgtacagctgcagcgattggttagctgctcagatagctgatgtttaaagttagtgagggaaatttaagtctccagcttcagtgatttttggaattcgttccagtcactggcagcagagaactggaaggaaaggcggccaaagggggtgttagctttggggatgaccagtgagatatacctgctggagcgcgtgctacgggtgggtgttgttatcgtgaccagtgagctgagataaggcggagctttacctggcATAGACTTAtacatgacctggagccagtgggtctggcgacgaatatgtagcgagggccagccgactagagcatacaggtcgcagtggtgggtagtatatggggctttggtgacaaaacggatggcactgtgatagactgcatccaatttgctgagtagagtgttggaagctattttgtagatgacgtcgccgaagtcgaggatcggtaggatagtcaattttactagggtaagtttggccgcgtgagtgaaggaggttttgttgcgaaatagaaagccgattgtagatttgattttggattggagatgtttgatatgagtctggaaggagagtttacagtctagccagacacctaggtatttgtagttgtccacgtattctacgtcagaactgtccagagtagtgatgctagtcgggcgggcgggtgcggacagcgaatggttgaaagcatgcatttggttttgctagcgtttaagagcagttggaggccacagaaggagagttgtatggcattgaagttcgtttggaggttagttaacacagtgtccaaagatgaTCATAGTTTACAGTCATAATGCATAGGCTATGATTCAATAACCCCcgcctcatcctcttcctcctccttatcttccccgtcttcatcctcctccttatCACCATCATTTCCTTTTACAGTGCACACCATAGTAAGGAGTGTTCATTATCATCAGTGAATGTGATACCAAACAGCCTTTTTTTGGAGCAATGGAGAGcattcattacattttacatttacattttagtcatttagcagacactcttatccagagcgacttacagtagtgaatgcatacatttaatttcatttcatgcatttttttgtactggccccccgtgcaACCACAACCCACATCATATCCACTTCAGTATGATACATCCCTGTCAATGATCAtcccacatttaaaaaaaaaaatgtatttcacctttatttaaccaggtaggcaagttgagaacaagttctcatttacaactgcgacctgacatGACATATAGTTGTCGGGGAGACAGACTACCGTAATTTtcagactataagccgcaacttttttcccacgctttgaacctcgtggcttaaacaatgacgcggctaatatatggatttttcccgctttcaaaaaaaataaaataaaaaccacattcactaaaacgggccgcatgcgaagagcaacttatggtcaagtctgccagtgggtcctgacagcgtggagctgCGTGGAGgcaaatccactatcatcaacgggtttcgaaaggctggactgctgcgtgttgaagagggctcagcgggggatttgcctccggatgaaagtgacgagagcgacaatgaaaatgatccaatatcggatgaagcaattctgaggctattcaactccgacaccgaaggagatgacttcactgcacaggaggaggaagatagtgaccaatgactttcttggtaggctactgtttactgctcattttttattttttgttacaagccgtgtttcgttaaagcctatttatttttgttacaagccgtgtttcgttaaagcctatttattattgttacaagccgtgtttcgttaaagcctatttattattgttacaagccgtgtttcgttaaagcctgtgtaaagttcatttgtttcaatgtaccggtaggcacctgcggcttatttatgttcaaaataatattttttattaaattcagtgggtgcggcttatattcaggtgtgcttaatagtccggaaattacggtagactAACTCTCACCACCAGTTTCAGCAGACCCTGATGTATCTAACAGAGTGACATTGATATCTGCTTGAAGAAGCAAAGGTATTGTAGTTGGTTAAAAGTTGGTTATAGCCtactactgtagttatagagcaaGCTAATCAGTGATATGAGAATCACTCCGCCTAAATGAGGCTACTGTCTGTGTCCAGTCTAAGGTGAGAGCGCCTAGTCCAGATCAGACCGTCAACTCAGTATCAGCAGGGCTTGGCATGTTTGCCTTTCTCTTCCGACATGCTGTTTGAGGATTAGTTTGGTCTAGGAATTTAACAGATTAGGTccagaaaaccacccaaaagATTGTGGTTACTTTGCATTGAGCTGCTAAATATGCAGACATGCTGgatagagggaaaaagagagattaCTTTAGAGAAAGTAATTTCACTCTGCTTTCTCCCCATCTCTGAGGGGAATTATCATCAtaaaacagagagaaagggagggagaaattACATGGATTATCTGGGTCTGGGGAATATTTGCTCAGCAATTCTCGTGGCTCTGAATGTTCACTTGCCACTGCCACTCTAAATCCATTAGCTG includes the following:
- the LOC106579397 gene encoding E3 ubiquitin-protein ligase znrf2 translates to MGAKQSSPAANGRTRAYSGSDLPSSTSTTSNGNGRTAAMAMSYHSYGQSAHGASGTTVTSSQHIGPRTRSVGGSSGGSGPRPQSGINIPNSSGAYSSQESGSSTPEEAERDRSSGGQGGPRLLIGSLPAHLSPHLFGGFMCPVCSKFVSTDEIDLHIVMCLTKPRVTYNEDVLSKDAGECAICLEELVQGDTIARLPCLCIYHKGCIDEWFEVNRSCPEHPSD